One Phycisphaerales bacterium genomic window carries:
- a CDS encoding terpene cyclase/mutase family protein — protein sequence MSPWKKLVCVAGTLVASVAMAQTGGRPSAEHLARAQDMRDKAATYLLAQQDEDTGGWNVRPGGPNLPAITGLVLLGMTADEAFMRRDAQTERAIEQGYAYLYSMQQGDGGIYDQILPQYNTAISLAALSRLDTQRSRDAAREALAFLRNLQYSQDNPNPELQVSRSHPFYGGIGYGGSGRPDNSNMHMFMMALEEAGVPADDPAVQRALVFLGRTQMDDRINDMDYAEGSRQGGFVYATSPSGEEIGVGESKAGMIEETLDDGTRVSRLRAYGSMTYAGFKSYVYAELPADDLRVTAARDWIARHYTLEENPGLGAEGTYYFLLTFSRALDAFGEPTLEVVAEDGSTRPVNWADDLIDRLGELQNADGSFRSVNDRWMENDPVLITSYAMIALGEVLD from the coding sequence ATGAGCCCATGGAAGAAGCTTGTATGCGTCGCGGGAACACTGGTGGCTTCGGTTGCCATGGCGCAGACCGGGGGCCGGCCCAGCGCTGAACACCTGGCCCGCGCCCAGGACATGCGCGACAAGGCCGCCACGTATCTGCTGGCCCAGCAGGACGAAGACACCGGCGGCTGGAACGTCCGGCCCGGCGGACCAAATCTGCCAGCGATCACCGGGCTCGTGCTGCTGGGGATGACGGCCGACGAGGCGTTCATGCGGCGCGATGCCCAGACCGAGCGCGCGATCGAGCAGGGGTATGCGTACCTCTACTCGATGCAACAGGGCGACGGGGGCATCTACGACCAGATCCTCCCGCAGTACAACACCGCCATTTCGCTTGCGGCGCTGTCGCGGCTGGACACGCAGCGTTCGCGTGACGCCGCGAGGGAGGCGCTGGCCTTCCTGCGCAACTTGCAGTACAGCCAAGACAACCCCAACCCAGAGTTGCAGGTCAGTCGATCGCACCCGTTCTATGGCGGCATCGGCTACGGCGGCAGCGGCAGGCCGGACAACAGCAACATGCACATGTTCATGATGGCGCTCGAAGAGGCGGGCGTGCCCGCCGACGACCCGGCCGTGCAGCGGGCCCTGGTCTTCCTCGGCCGCACGCAGATGGACGACCGCATCAACGACATGGACTACGCCGAGGGCTCGCGGCAGGGCGGATTCGTGTATGCCACCAGCCCCAGCGGCGAAGAGATTGGCGTCGGCGAGAGCAAGGCCGGCATGATCGAGGAAACCCTGGACGACGGCACGCGTGTCAGCCGGCTGCGGGCGTATGGCTCGATGACGTATGCGGGGTTCAAGAGCTACGTGTATGCCGAGTTGCCGGCCGACGACCTGCGCGTGACGGCCGCCCGGGACTGGATCGCCCGCCACTACACGCTCGAAGAGAACCCGGGCCTTGGGGCCGAGGGCACGTACTACTTCCTGCTCACGTTCAGCCGGGCACTGGATGCGTTCGGCGAGCCGACGCTCGAGGTGGTTGCCGAGGACGGCTCCACGCGGCCGGTGAACTGGGCCGACGACCTCATCGACCGGCTGGGCGAGTTGCAGAACGCCGACGGCTCGTTCCGCTCGGTGAACGACCGTTGGATGGAGAACGACCCGGTGCTGATCACCTCGTATGCCATGATCGCCCTGGGCGAGGTGCTGGACTGA
- a CDS encoding oligosaccharide flippase family protein, translating into MGRRVGGGLSWLMVATAVVKVASLANIAILGVLLGKDDFGIFGTAIGVAALVNVLRDGGVRRILIQKGMHRYAGLVGPVYAWTLMLNLLAAAILCALGPVLARVHGNDEYVMVMVTLGIAAGIYGPSMIYRSRLAMQYRYKAVAAMNASSAIVRYIAMVALALSGAGPLTFTWSLVIMAAYEWAFGLWITRDPLIRFEPRLRLWPAIWARTKWLLLGAIALALLRQGDYLVLGFLLTDSVMGVYVFAYMIGDQVMSLLASNLQQVLMPTMSAFQHDVKRHVASVLRVSGALTLVASGFAGAIAVAIDPLQQFVWQGKWDGAVPAVQALALCFSLRLLVTVQESALSSTGRFRTQFWALLLQGLGMAGIAAVGGLLFPRDPGLIAAGVGLYFVIGVTGVAAWSLRSAGVPVVGFLITVLRPWGLLTVLALLVILADTLLGNHLDGWTTMPLHVQASRMATLLAVYGGVAGLAVRVLMASTLRDVLHVAPDRFGQPAARLLLLRK; encoded by the coding sequence ATGGGCCGGCGCGTGGGCGGGGGGCTGAGTTGGCTCATGGTCGCCACGGCCGTGGTCAAGGTCGCCAGCCTGGCCAACATCGCCATCCTGGGCGTGCTGCTCGGTAAGGACGACTTCGGCATCTTCGGCACGGCCATCGGCGTGGCGGCGCTGGTGAACGTCCTGCGCGATGGTGGCGTTCGCCGCATCCTCATCCAGAAGGGCATGCACCGCTACGCCGGGCTGGTCGGCCCGGTGTACGCCTGGACGCTCATGCTCAACCTGCTGGCCGCGGCCATCCTGTGCGCCCTGGGCCCGGTGCTCGCGCGAGTGCACGGCAACGACGAATACGTCATGGTGATGGTCACGCTGGGCATTGCCGCGGGCATCTACGGCCCGAGCATGATCTACCGCAGCAGACTGGCGATGCAGTACCGCTACAAGGCCGTCGCGGCGATGAACGCCAGCAGCGCCATCGTGCGCTACATCGCGATGGTCGCCCTGGCCCTGAGCGGAGCGGGACCGCTCACGTTTACGTGGTCGCTCGTGATTATGGCTGCGTACGAGTGGGCGTTCGGGCTATGGATAACGCGCGATCCCTTGATCCGCTTCGAGCCCAGGCTCCGCTTGTGGCCTGCGATCTGGGCGCGGACCAAGTGGTTGCTGCTGGGCGCGATCGCCCTGGCCCTGCTGCGCCAGGGCGACTATCTCGTGCTGGGCTTCCTCCTGACAGACAGCGTCATGGGCGTGTACGTCTTCGCGTACATGATCGGCGATCAGGTCATGTCGTTGCTGGCCAGCAACCTCCAGCAGGTGCTCATGCCCACGATGAGCGCCTTCCAGCACGACGTGAAGCGCCACGTCGCGTCGGTGCTGCGTGTCAGCGGGGCGCTCACGCTGGTGGCCTCGGGCTTTGCCGGCGCCATCGCCGTGGCGATCGACCCGCTGCAACAGTTCGTCTGGCAGGGCAAGTGGGACGGAGCCGTGCCCGCCGTCCAGGCGCTGGCGTTGTGCTTCTCGCTTCGGCTGCTGGTGACGGTGCAGGAATCGGCGCTCTCCAGCACCGGGCGGTTCCGCACGCAGTTCTGGGCGCTGTTGCTCCAGGGCCTGGGCATGGCCGGCATCGCCGCCGTGGGCGGGCTGCTCTTCCCGCGGGACCCCGGGCTCATCGCCGCGGGCGTGGGGCTCTACTTCGTGATTGGGGTCACCGGCGTGGCGGCGTGGAGCCTGCGGTCGGCTGGCGTGCCGGTGGTGGGCTTCCTGATTACGGTGCTCAGGCCCTGGGGGCTGCTGACCGTCCTTGCCCTTTTGGTCATCCTGGCCGACACGCTGCTGGGCAACCACCTGGACGGCTGGACCACCATGCCGCTGCACGTGCAGGCGTCTCGCATGGCGACGCTGCTGGCGGTGTACGGCGGCGTGGCGGGGTTGGCCGTCAGGGTTCTCATGGCCAGTACGCTCCGCGACGTGTTGCACGTGGCCCCGGACAGGTTCGGGCAACCGGCGGCCCGGCTGCTGCTGCTCAGGAAATAG
- a CDS encoding PA0069 family radical SAM protein has protein sequence MEDFEPSYRDALLKGPAHRRGAGLNPGNRFEDVRLHVLGEELDRQWVEREAEGDGKPVKVQRQVFHDRTKTIINRVVPTSDVPFDWTVNPYRGCEHGCIYCFARPYHEFLGFSCGLDFETKLIAKPEAPQMLEKELGKRNWTGEPIVMSAITDVYQPIEHSMRLARQCLEIMAACNQPVTTMTKSAMVLRDVDLWQKLASHNAGRVTVTLVTLDSALAHTLEPRATDPAGRLRTIRELTAAGVPVTVNIAPIIPGLTDAEVPRILEAVADAGARRVSWVLLRLPYQVKDLFLEWLQRNVHPDKARKVESLIRQSRGGKLYVADKNRSRGDGPIARQIAQNFDVFTRRYGLNRDVRPLSSAAFVKPDTSGQMGLFGG, from the coding sequence ATGGAGGACTTCGAGCCCTCATACCGCGATGCGTTGCTCAAGGGGCCCGCCCACCGCCGCGGGGCGGGGCTCAACCCCGGCAACCGCTTCGAGGACGTTCGCCTGCACGTGCTGGGCGAGGAACTCGACCGACAGTGGGTGGAGCGCGAGGCCGAGGGCGACGGCAAGCCGGTGAAGGTGCAGCGGCAGGTCTTTCACGATCGCACGAAGACCATCATCAACCGCGTGGTGCCCACCAGTGACGTGCCCTTCGACTGGACGGTCAACCCCTATCGCGGCTGCGAACACGGGTGCATCTACTGCTTTGCGCGGCCTTACCACGAGTTCCTGGGCTTCAGTTGCGGGCTCGACTTCGAGACCAAGCTCATCGCCAAGCCCGAGGCGCCCCAGATGCTCGAAAAGGAGCTTGGCAAGCGGAACTGGACGGGCGAGCCCATCGTCATGTCGGCCATCACCGACGTGTACCAGCCCATCGAGCATTCGATGCGCCTGGCGCGGCAGTGCCTGGAGATCATGGCCGCCTGCAACCAGCCCGTCACGACCATGACCAAGAGCGCCATGGTGCTGCGCGACGTGGACCTGTGGCAGAAGCTGGCCTCCCACAACGCCGGCCGCGTCACGGTGACGCTGGTCACACTCGACAGCGCCCTGGCGCACACGCTCGAACCACGCGCGACCGACCCGGCCGGCCGACTGCGAACGATTCGTGAACTGACGGCCGCGGGCGTGCCGGTGACCGTGAACATCGCGCCGATCATCCCCGGCCTGACCGATGCCGAGGTGCCGCGGATCCTCGAGGCCGTGGCCGACGCCGGCGCCCGAAGGGTCTCCTGGGTGCTGCTGCGCCTGCCGTACCAGGTGAAGGACCTCTTCCTTGAGTGGCTGCAACGCAACGTGCACCCCGACAAGGCCCGCAAGGTCGAATCGCTCATCCGGCAAAGCCGCGGCGGCAAGCTCTACGTGGCCGATAAGAACCGCAGTCGCGGCGACGGCCCCATCGCCCGCCAGATCGCCCAGAACTTCGACGTGTTTACCCGCCGCTACGGCCTCAATCGCGACGTGCGCCCGCTCTCGAGCGCGGCGTTCGTCAAGCCCGACACCAGCGGGCAAATGGGCCTCTTCGGCGGTTGA
- a CDS encoding shikimate kinase, translating to MADLAGRYLVVIGLRASGKTSAGQLAADRLGIAFTDLDDVTIQRVDGRSFMTVREAWAAAGEPAFRQAEAEALGRAFSMRTDRVLALGGGTTAFADARRVLTEAMDGGFVLGPVYLHAPPEALASRLRQELGDRPSITGEHPADEIAGLYDKRDAIYRALADQIVEVEHLSIDQTADRLVELWHQLAGD from the coding sequence GTGGCCGACCTTGCCGGCCGCTACTTGGTCGTCATCGGTCTCCGCGCCAGCGGCAAGACCTCGGCCGGCCAGCTCGCCGCCGATCGCCTGGGCATCGCCTTCACCGATCTGGACGACGTGACGATCCAGCGCGTGGATGGCCGTTCGTTCATGACCGTGCGCGAGGCGTGGGCCGCCGCGGGCGAGCCAGCGTTCAGGCAGGCCGAGGCCGAAGCGCTGGGCAGGGCGTTCTCGATGAGAACCGACCGCGTCCTCGCGCTCGGCGGGGGCACCACCGCGTTCGCCGACGCCCGCCGCGTGCTGACCGAAGCCATGGATGGCGGTTTCGTGCTGGGCCCGGTCTACCTCCACGCCCCGCCGGAGGCACTCGCCAGCCGGCTCCGGCAGGAACTGGGCGATCGCCCCTCGATCACCGGTGAGCATCCGGCCGACGAGATCGCCGGCCTCTACGACAAGCGCGACGCCATCTACCGCGCCCTCGCCGATCAGATCGTGGAGGTCGAGCACCTGAGCATCGATCAGACCGCTGATCGGCTGGTCGAGCTCTGGCACCAGCTTGCGGGCGATTGA
- a CDS encoding sodium-dependent bicarbonate transport family permease has product MDPTALTQNLLSPPILFFGLGMLATVVRSDLSVPPAVAKGLSIYLLVSIGFHGGYELHRSGLDLGVVGTLGVAALSSAVLPVLGFFVLRTRLKGQDAAGIAACYGSVSAVTFITAISFLERGQTEYSGHLIAAMALMESPAIVTGIVLATLVRTADTSDDNQRPEWRAMAHEALANSAIVLLLGSLVIGYVCGDSGWATMKPLVKDPFQAVLCLFLLDMGLVAARRLGDLRRSGVFLVSFALIAPPVQASLGILAAAALGLSQGDALLLAVLFGSASYIAAPAALRLALPNANPSLYVPMSLGLTFPFNIIVGIPLYATIIQWWWT; this is encoded by the coding sequence GTGGATCCCACCGCTCTGACGCAAAACCTGCTGTCGCCGCCGATCCTGTTCTTCGGGCTGGGCATGCTCGCGACCGTCGTGCGGTCGGACCTGTCGGTACCCCCGGCGGTCGCCAAGGGCCTGTCGATTTACCTGCTGGTGTCCATCGGCTTCCACGGCGGGTACGAGCTCCATCGCAGCGGGCTGGACCTTGGCGTCGTCGGCACGCTTGGCGTGGCGGCGCTGTCCAGCGCGGTGCTACCGGTGCTCGGCTTCTTCGTGCTGCGCACGCGTTTGAAGGGCCAGGATGCCGCGGGTATCGCAGCCTGCTACGGCTCGGTGAGCGCGGTGACGTTCATCACGGCCATCAGCTTCCTGGAGCGCGGGCAGACCGAGTACAGCGGGCACCTGATCGCCGCCATGGCGCTCATGGAGTCGCCGGCCATCGTGACGGGCATCGTCCTGGCCACGCTCGTGCGCACGGCCGATACGAGCGACGACAACCAGCGCCCCGAGTGGCGCGCCATGGCCCACGAAGCGCTGGCCAACAGCGCCATCGTGCTGCTGCTGGGCAGCCTGGTCATCGGCTACGTATGCGGTGATTCGGGCTGGGCCACCATGAAGCCGCTCGTCAAGGACCCATTCCAGGCGGTGTTGTGCCTGTTCCTGCTGGACATGGGCCTTGTGGCGGCCCGCCGGCTGGGCGACCTGCGGCGGTCGGGCGTGTTCCTGGTGAGTTTCGCGCTCATCGCGCCCCCGGTGCAGGCGTCGCTTGGCATCCTGGCGGCCGCGGCGCTGGGGCTGTCTCAGGGCGATGCGCTGCTGCTGGCGGTGCTGTTTGGCAGCGCGAGCTACATCGCCGCGCCGGCCGCGTTGCGTTTGGCGCTGCCCAACGCCAATCCCAGCCTGTACGTGCCCATGAGCCTGGGCCTGACTTTTCCATTCAACATCATCGTGGGCATTCCGCTCTACGCCACGATCATTCAATGGTGGTGGACGTGA
- the efp gene encoding elongation factor P: MKANEIRQGNAIQIDGKVYIAVKVDHTKPGKGPAYYQVKLKDVATGLHIDKRYTGGDAVESAPLDRREMEYLYSDQTGATFMDTENYDQVILSAELLGDALLYLAPNTTCTVLVYEENPLSIELPASVELEVTDTTPGIKGATATNQLKEAECETGLKTRVPPFITIGEKIKVATDDGRYLARAKE, translated from the coding sequence ATGAAGGCCAACGAGATCCGCCAGGGCAACGCCATCCAGATCGATGGCAAGGTCTACATCGCCGTCAAGGTCGACCACACCAAGCCCGGCAAGGGCCCGGCCTACTACCAGGTGAAGCTCAAGGACGTTGCCACGGGGCTGCACATCGACAAGCGTTACACCGGCGGCGACGCCGTCGAGAGCGCGCCGCTGGACCGCCGCGAGATGGAGTACCTCTACAGCGATCAGACCGGCGCGACCTTCATGGATACCGAGAACTACGACCAGGTCATCCTGTCGGCCGAGCTCTTGGGCGATGCCCTGCTCTACCTGGCGCCCAACACCACCTGCACGGTGCTGGTGTACGAAGAGAACCCCCTGAGCATCGAGCTGCCCGCCAGCGTCGAGCTCGAGGTCACCGACACCACCCCGGGCATCAAGGGCGCCACCGCCACCAACCAGCTCAAGGAAGCCGAGTGCGAGACCGGGCTCAAGACCCGCGTGCCGCCCTTCATCACCATCGGCGAGAAGATCAAGGTCGCCACCGACGACGGCCGCTACCTCGCCCGCGCCAAGGAATAG